From a single Mus caroli chromosome X, CAROLI_EIJ_v1.1, whole genome shotgun sequence genomic region:
- the LOC110287548 gene encoding uncharacterized protein LOC110287548 — translation MNQVVIATTPPLTKELESNALVKPKTSGLLRIEKIPVKYLWVPEFQSLEVTGIASPEERGKGTAILVAGVPGKEELDDTEIPTLHFTGFVHLEALINKCSPSSEYSRPGTPGNLWMESPENAESPGSDDMEVARSMYPFRERSIFRRSWAELLEAPLNSEGLHVIQTEHIHNEEKRDMGCNKLTLQEENQVIPLPKDQHFQALQGPFPLLPERPKLQRQRSRSLPRNSEVRGQYLNTTEFKGSAEETPFFPRDHNLLTEENIKERHNMEGTWQRAIPSHSGEHFPIMPRFDNSAIQGNFGIPEDNSARPRGNMRIPQSNANTIPMVNVGIPIDNPQVLKGNTGVPRSSGFRVYMGNSGRPSGHVVSSPLIELSKIGEHQL, via the exons ATGAATCAGGTGGTGATAGCTACCACCCCACCACTAACTAAGGAATTAGAAAGCAATGCCCTTGTAAAACCAAAAACTTCAGGGCTTCTTCGCATAGAGAAAATACCAGTTAAGTATCTATGGGTCCCAGAATTTCAAAGCTTAGAAGTTACAGGAATTGCCAGtccagaggaaagggggaaaggcacCGCAATACTTGTTGCAGGTGTTCCTGGAAAGGAGGAGTTAGATGATACAGAAATTCCAACTTTGCACTTCACTGGGTTTGTACACCTGGAggctttaataaataaatgttcaccATCCTCAGAATACAGTCGCCCAGGAACCCCAGGAAATCTGTGGATGGAATCTCCAGAAAATGCAGAGTCCCCAGGAAGTGATGATATGGAAGTAGCGAGAAGCATGTATCCTTTTAGAGAAAGATCCATCTTTCGGCGTTCCTGGGCAGAGCTCTTAGAGGCACCACTAAATAGTGAGGGGCTCCATGTTATCCAAACAGAACATATccacaatgaagaaaagagagatatGGGTTGCAACAAACTAACATTACAGGAAGAGAATCAAGTAATCCCCCTTCCCAAGGATCAACATTTCCAGGCTTTGCAAGGCCCTTTCCCCTTGTTGCCAGAGCGCCCTAAGCTCCAAAGGCAACGTAGTAGAAGCTTGCCAAGAAACAGTGAAGTCAGAGGCCAATATTTAAATACAACTGAATTCAAAGGAAGTGCAGAAGAAACGCCCTTCTTCCCACGTGATCATAATTTACTAACAGAAG aaaatatCAAGGAAAGACACAACATGGAGGGAACCTGGCAAAGAGCAATTCCATCACATTCTGGAGAACATTTTCCCATTATGCCAAGATTTGACAATTCTGCAATTCAAGGAAACTTTGGAATTCCTGAGGATAATTCTGCACGTCCCAGAGGCAATATGAGAATTCCCCAGAGCAATGCCAATACTATCCCCATGGTTAATGTTGGAATTCCCATAGATAATCCTCAAGTTCTTAAAGGCAATACTGGAGTTCCCAGGAGCAGTGGTTTTAGAGTTTACATGGGCAATAGTGGTAGACCTTCCGGACATGTGGTATCTTCTCCACTTATTGAGCTCTCAAAGATAGGTGAACACCAGTTGTAA